The Planktothrix tepida PCC 9214 genome has a segment encoding these proteins:
- the tnpA gene encoding IS200/IS605 family transposase: MTENQYRRKNTSVSLINYHFVFCPKRRKRVLVNGVSRRLEEIIYQKAKELECDVLALEIMPDHVHLFISCHPLIAPHQIMFRIKGASSRILRKEFPHLLKLPSLWSRSYYCGTAGSVSSETIKKYIANQNSH; encoded by the coding sequence ATGACAGAAAATCAATATAGAAGAAAAAACACATCAGTTAGTCTGATCAACTATCATTTTGTCTTTTGCCCAAAAAGGAGGAAAAGGGTGTTGGTTAACGGAGTGAGCAGAAGATTAGAGGAAATTATCTACCAAAAAGCAAAAGAGCTAGAATGTGATGTCCTAGCTCTGGAGATAATGCCTGATCATGTGCATTTATTTATTAGTTGTCACCCTTTGATTGCTCCACATCAAATTATGTTCAGAATCAAAGGGGCATCATCAAGAATATTAAGAAAAGAATTTCCTCATTTACTTAAACTACCTTCTTTGTGGAGTCGAAGCTATTATTGTGGGACGGCTGGTTCTGTTTCTAGTGAAACTATCAAAAAGTATATTGCTAACCAAAACTCTCACTAG
- a CDS encoding HAMP domain-containing methyl-accepting chemotaxis protein encodes MKLSQKLYIGCGIPLATLVLMGSYSLYSFQQIDRQVSTIYDDRVVPLQQLKIVSDSYAVNIIDSVNKVNANMLSMGEALSSVNQAEIDIRKQWKAYKNTKLENREKQLANEIEKLFFDADSHIQDLKQVLNERNKSEVYKSIKILYKVIDPLTQKLEELSNIQLQIAAEERQKSALIYQQTLKVFLPLLFLAILVGSPVGFLVIRRGIISTFETIINNIVVSSTEIAAVVDEQEQLSLQQSTVVQQTKSLMESLNNAYQESYEKSEHTVLYAERSLNLIEQNNQSITDIKARMELLNQKVNQISEKMLNLQYHAEQISQISTLVSHIANQTNVLALNARIEWVRSDTQNQGFSIVASEIRDLANQSQKSASSIDLLVNDIETAVDSTVKATHAGKEAVEQGVQMTHKISQTFMGMNEMMRHVVSDNQQSLNCAKDQERAIEQVVTAMNQLNRAVQETTAGISQVKIGMANLKIVADHLKSMV; translated from the coding sequence ATGAAATTAAGTCAAAAATTATATATTGGGTGCGGGATTCCTTTAGCAACCTTAGTGCTCATGGGTTCCTATTCTTTGTATTCTTTTCAACAAATTGATCGTCAAGTTTCCACGATTTATGATGATCGGGTTGTGCCATTACAACAATTAAAAATTGTTTCAGATTCTTATGCAGTTAATATTATTGATTCTGTTAATAAAGTCAATGCTAATATGTTATCCATGGGAGAAGCTTTAAGCTCTGTGAATCAAGCTGAAATTGATATCAGGAAACAATGGAAAGCTTATAAAAACACTAAATTAGAGAACAGAGAGAAACAGTTAGCCAATGAAATCGAGAAATTATTTTTTGATGCCGATTCTCACATCCAAGACTTAAAACAAGTATTAAATGAAAGAAATAAATCTGAGGTTTATAAATCTATAAAAATTTTATATAAAGTGATTGACCCCCTAACTCAAAAGCTAGAAGAATTAAGCAATATTCAATTACAGATTGCAGCCGAAGAACGTCAAAAATCCGCTTTAATTTATCAACAAACTTTAAAAGTGTTTTTACCGCTTTTATTTCTGGCAATCTTAGTCGGTTCTCCTGTAGGATTTCTCGTGATTAGGCGGGGTATTATTTCAACCTTTGAAACCATTATTAATAATATTGTTGTCTCTTCTACAGAAATTGCAGCCGTTGTGGATGAACAGGAACAACTTTCTCTACAACAATCTACCGTCGTTCAGCAAACGAAAAGCTTGATGGAGTCTTTAAATAATGCCTATCAAGAATCCTATGAAAAATCTGAACATACCGTTTTATATGCCGAGAGATCCTTGAATTTAATTGAACAAAATAATCAATCAATAACTGATATTAAAGCCAGAATGGAGCTATTAAATCAGAAAGTCAACCAGATTTCTGAAAAAATGCTCAATTTACAATATCATGCGGAACAAATTAGCCAGATTTCTACCTTAGTCAGTCATATTGCTAATCAAACGAATGTCTTAGCCTTGAATGCTCGTATTGAGTGGGTGCGCTCAGATACTCAGAATCAAGGATTTAGTATTGTCGCCTCTGAAATTAGAGATCTCGCCAATCAAAGTCAAAAATCTGCAAGTAGTATTGATCTGTTAGTTAATGATATTGAAACCGCCGTAGATTCCACAGTCAAAGCTACTCATGCAGGCAAGGAAGCTGTAGAACAAGGGGTACAAATGACTCATAAAATTTCTCAAACATTTATGGGTATGAATGAAATGATGCGCCATGTTGTTTCAGATAATCAACAAAGTTTAAATTGTGCCAAAGATCAGGAACGGGCGATTGAACAAGTGGTTACAGCAATGAATCAACTCAATCGTGCTGTCCAAGAAACAACCGCCGGAATTTCCCAAGTTAAAATTGGAATGGCGAACTTAAAAATCGTCGCTGATCACTTAAAATCAATGGTGTGA
- a CDS encoding RNA-guided endonuclease InsQ/TnpB family protein → MDDMTKITRTIKLKFVDLNRCKAQVFEQMTAENTRVANKLLSLPIKERRKMTTAKIMSELKSALVNQVIRHTTSPTGRKTKQYKVLPVEVNNQNWKLTLKGNTYSISFPTLKGEKRIPIEVASPHWQPVLDGLLEGTIQGGSFKLIKHRNKWYAYLSITEDVPEVKTEKRLGCDRGQNNLAVVAPKQGFGKFFNGQSVKHRRRYFQQRRKQLQEAKKFRALKKWDKKERRWMDAINHTISRRIVRFAEYHNADVVIEDLEGCRSTMKQSQKSRSDSGESRHNWSYYSLEQKLNYKLALKGLKLIKRPAPYTSKSCSTCGFIGKRNRHDFNCPNGHYHNSDLNAAKNLAQWDGFSCQLDLQRDASVMDSSGLTDGVLGTPLNSVNTVKQEYIQLSLLDWTRYENPTPLA, encoded by the coding sequence ATGGATGACATGACAAAAATAACTCGGACGATTAAATTGAAATTCGTGGATCTCAACCGTTGTAAAGCTCAGGTGTTTGAGCAAATGACGGCAGAAAACACACGGGTTGCCAACAAGCTGTTGTCATTGCCGATTAAAGAACGGCGTAAAATGACAACAGCTAAAATTATGTCCGAGTTAAAATCTGCCCTTGTTAACCAAGTAATCCGACATACCACATCACCCACAGGTCGTAAAACCAAACAATATAAAGTTCTTCCTGTGGAAGTTAACAACCAAAACTGGAAGTTAACCCTAAAAGGGAATACTTATTCAATTAGTTTTCCAACCCTTAAAGGTGAAAAAAGAATTCCCATTGAAGTTGCATCTCCCCATTGGCAACCTGTTTTAGACGGATTGTTAGAGGGAACAATTCAAGGGGGTTCTTTTAAATTAATTAAACATCGAAATAAGTGGTATGCCTATCTGTCAATTACTGAGGATGTTCCAGAAGTTAAGACGGAGAAAAGATTAGGATGTGACCGAGGACAGAATAATTTAGCGGTAGTTGCACCTAAACAGGGTTTTGGTAAGTTCTTTAATGGTCAAAGCGTTAAGCATCGGAGACGTTATTTTCAACAACGAAGAAAACAACTTCAAGAAGCTAAAAAGTTTCGAGCATTAAAGAAATGGGACAAAAAAGAACGACGATGGATGGATGCAATCAATCATACAATCAGCCGTCGAATTGTTCGTTTTGCCGAATACCATAATGCTGATGTTGTTATTGAGGATTTAGAAGGATGTCGAAGCACAATGAAACAGAGCCAAAAATCTCGTTCTGATTCCGGTGAATCTCGACATAATTGGTCTTATTATTCTTTGGAACAGAAACTTAATTATAAGTTGGCTCTTAAAGGATTGAAATTAATTAAAAGACCTGCGCCATACACTTCCAAATCCTGTTCAACCTGTGGTTTTATTGGTAAAAGAAATCGACATGATTTCAATTGCCCTAATGGTCACTACCATAACTCTGATTTGAATGCTGCGAAAAACCTAGCTCAATGGGACGGTTTTTCTTGTCAGTTAGACCTACAGAGAGATGCTTCTGTAATGGATTCATCCGGTTTAACTGATGGGGTGCTTGGCACACCCCTGAACTCGGTGAATACAGTCAAACAAGAGTATATTCAACTGTCTCTGCTTGACTGGACTAGATACGAGAATCCCACCCCTTTAGCGTAG
- the smpB gene encoding SsrA-binding protein SmpB, translating into MSKNSEGYKIVSDNRKARYLYEILETYQAGIALQGTEVKSIRAGKVNLQDAYALIRGGEAWLLNAHISPFEKAGSYFNHDPRRTRKLLLHKEEINKLLGQVEQKGLTLVPLKMYLKGGRVKIDIAVGRGKKLHDKREDIRQRDDKRTMERAMKRY; encoded by the coding sequence ATGAGCAAAAACAGTGAAGGATATAAAATTGTTAGCGACAACCGCAAAGCCCGCTATCTGTACGAAATTTTAGAAACGTATCAGGCGGGAATCGCCCTCCAGGGAACGGAAGTCAAATCGATTCGGGCGGGTAAAGTTAACCTGCAAGATGCCTATGCCTTAATTCGGGGAGGTGAAGCATGGCTGTTGAATGCCCATATATCACCCTTTGAGAAAGCGGGTAGTTATTTTAATCATGATCCTCGTCGCACCCGCAAACTGTTGCTGCATAAAGAAGAAATTAATAAACTTTTAGGACAAGTCGAACAAAAGGGACTAACATTAGTTCCCTTGAAAATGTATCTTAAAGGCGGACGAGTTAAAATTGACATCGCCGTTGGTCGCGGTAAGAAACTCCACGATAAACGGGAAGATATTCGCCAACGGGATGATAAACGGACAATGGAAAGGGCGATGAAACGGTATTAA
- a CDS encoding acyltransferase domain-containing protein — translation MIRFLFCYFFSKPELITPYNSQVNIAAINGPESVVISGLSEAIQEICSRLTEMGIKTKPLQVSHAFHSPLMEPMLAEFELAAKEVTYNQPGIPLISNVTGQLATQEIATPEYWVNHIRQPVRFSDGMQTLDQQGYKLFLEIGAKPILLGMGRQCLPEKQGIWLPSLRPPQEDWQQIISIPLLSLSGFSYD, via the coding sequence ATCATTCGTTTCCTTTTCTGTTACTTTTTCAGCAAGCCCGAATTAATAACTCCCTACAATTCACAAGTTAATATTGCTGCGATTAATGGCCCGGAAAGTGTTGTCATTTCTGGTCTTAGTGAAGCCATCCAAGAAATTTGTAGCCGATTAACTGAGATGGGAATTAAAACCAAACCTCTGCAAGTTTCCCATGCTTTCCACTCGCCTTTGATGGAACCGATGTTAGCAGAGTTTGAACTGGCAGCTAAAGAGGTTACTTACAATCAGCCGGGGATACCGCTAATTTCTAATGTTACAGGACAGTTAGCAACACAAGAAATAGCAACTCCTGAATATTGGGTGAACCATATCCGACAACCTGTCCGTTTCAGTGATGGGATGCAAACTCTTGATCAGCAAGGATATAAACTATTTTTAGAAATTGGAGCCAAGCCAATTTTGTTAGGAATGGGTCGGCAATGTTTGCCAGAAAAGCAGGGAATTTGGTTGCCAAGTTTACGTCCGCCTCAAGAAGATTGGCAACAAATTATCTCTATCCCTCTTCTGTCACTCTCCGGTTTTTCCTATGATTAG
- a CDS encoding type I polyketide synthase, whose amino-acid sequence MNQPLSSQQLLELLEQVHNKLEAVEREKTEPIAIIGVGCRFPGNVNDPASFWQLLRKGVDAVTEIPSDRWDIEAFYDPDPKTPLKAYTKQGSFLQQIDQFDPLFFGISPREAASLDPQQRLLLEVTWEALENAAIAPHQLKNSRTSVYVGICTDDYVSNQIINATTRLVTQALTNQEVSTSVDAYTGIGGARSIAVGRISHFLGLQGPNIQLDTACSSSLIAVHLACCGLRLKECNLALVGGVNLILSPGNTIARCQMKALAPDGRCKTFDATADGYGQGEGCGMVVVKRLSDAISDGDRILAVIRGSATNHDGPSGGLTVPNKKAQKDVIEQALKNARIEPHQVSYVEAHGTGTTLGDPIELEALAAVYGKNRPINQPLIVGSVKTNFGHLEAAAGISSLIKVALAIKNQEIPPHLHFNQPNPYIPWNQIPVVISTKVMPWEKAPRLAGVSSFGMSGSNVHVILSEAPETVKSEEGLKRPVNLLMLSAKTENALKDLVYRYQNHLQLYPEQKLQDVCFTANMGRSHFQYRLALLATTSAELGEKLANFQRENQASGAFYGQVLNTSRQPKIAFLFTGQGAQYHRMGWDLYQTQPRFREVLQECDRILQPYLEIPLLEALYSNLENPDLINQTVYTQPALFAIEYALFELWKSWGIKPDILMGHSVGEYVAATVAGVFSLEEGLKLIAARGRLMQLTQAGEMVSVLASESVVRKAITPYNSQVSIAAFNGIESIVISGTKEAIRAICSHLESQGIKTKQLQVSHAFHSPLMEPILTEFAAIAQQITYNLPQIPLISNITGQQNDQSIATSQYWVQHLRQPVKFAQGIDTLHQQGYTVFLEIGPQPILLGMGRQCLPGNKAIWLPSLHPPQIDSQQTFSSLAQLYVQGFKINYPYRTDILPVKVSLPTYPFQRQRYWIESLQDTQKKLTSITRQNNISPLKQLNQKDIEELVQKLEKTDKFSDSQLEILVNSLNDLTKKEQSQLSEPNIKDWLYKIEWKPLNITQSHHIFQPSHWLIFADSKGLGQALKNQLQHQGHECSLVYRADTYQHSETGIYRLNPEQPQEFDQLYQAIIESSTLPLQKIIHLWSLDATTEQNLTISALEELQLWGCGSVIHWLQAVIKNSKTILPQLWLITRGSQPVLNTEKIAVTQSSLWGLGRVISWEYSHLWGGLIDLDSQGSQQEIETLLQLVIDSQKQDHLALRSDQLYKASLVKYNLKPQKVEMSFYEEATYLITGGLGDLGLHTAEWMVSKGAKHLVLISRRPASEQAQKKIERLETAGASIHIFSSDISIETDLSKIIDKIQTSLPPLRGVIHAAGILDDGILQNMSWERFTQVIAPKVKGACHLHKLTQKLSLDFFVCFSSMASLLGSPGQGNYAAANAFIDALAYYRRQIGLPGLTINWGAWSQAGMATRVASQYQNRWKTFGISSITPKQGLQILGELLLNQSSPQVGVLAADWSILTEQWSLGYPNSLLSELLEQEKLEQKPAITPKNNQGILEKLKATTEAEYKDILQNYLLSLVAKTLQINLSEIPTQRNLIELGMDSLMTMEIVNQLSQDLNFIIYPREFYERPRIDSLTEYLSAELRKQDTSLSSQQLSSKTLEILETQSIANSPFVTPSSERLPGIIFILSSPRSGSTLLRVMLAGHPGLFSPPELHLLPFNTMREREEKLKLSHLGEGLQKALMAIYKSSAAASQVLIQDKCLQNFSIQQMYQEIQQNIAPRLLVDKSPSYAINRAILERAESLFANSKYIHLVRHPYSVIESFVRMRMQKLAGLGDGNPYQFAEEIWTKSNQNILDFLTKLEPERHHQIRYEELVQQPDKILSQLCDFLNINFNSALLQPYEGHRMTEGIYESSLSISDPNFLKHSSIDSSLGDQWKTIQLPHDLGKETQQIAQQFNYEFPNSIDRISSVSKREVAQIFQRKNQHEEKFLDFKGKQICLCSWGSQNHPVVLCIHGILEQGLAWQEVALPLANAGYWVVAPDLLGHGRSAHLEIATSYNSLTFLAQIDRVIQELPDQPLFLVGHSMGAMLAAMIASVRPNKIKGLMLVEPPVPAAEKKQEPVNQLTTFLEYFASAPQHPIFPDVATAARRLRQVTPALSEEFSHILAERTTQPCEGGVMWSWDEILRTRSPLSFSSFNGGREQYLAMLKQIKIPTILVYGEHSKLNRPEDLQQQQIAMVEAKRVFVSGGHNLHIEAAYALVSLIKQGLA is encoded by the coding sequence ATGAATCAACCGCTTTCATCTCAACAGTTACTTGAACTTTTAGAGCAAGTTCACAATAAATTGGAGGCAGTTGAACGGGAAAAAACCGAACCCATTGCAATTATTGGTGTAGGTTGTCGATTTCCCGGTAACGTCAACGATCCGGCTTCATTTTGGCAGTTATTACGCAAAGGTGTAGATGCGGTCACAGAAATCCCATCAGACCGATGGGATATTGAAGCTTTCTATGATCCCGATCCCAAAACACCTTTGAAAGCTTATACAAAACAAGGTAGTTTCCTTCAGCAAATAGACCAGTTTGATCCTTTATTTTTTGGGATTTCTCCGAGAGAAGCAGCGAGTTTAGACCCACAACAAAGACTGCTTTTAGAGGTGACTTGGGAAGCTTTGGAAAATGCAGCAATAGCACCCCATCAACTCAAAAATAGTCGCACGAGTGTTTATGTTGGCATTTGCACAGACGATTATGTATCTAACCAAATCATCAACGCAACAACTCGATTAGTCACCCAAGCACTTACAAATCAAGAAGTTTCTACCTCTGTTGATGCCTACACTGGTATCGGTGGTGCTCGTAGTATTGCAGTGGGTCGAATTTCCCATTTTCTCGGATTACAAGGGCCGAATATTCAGTTAGATACCGCCTGTTCTTCTTCTTTAATTGCTGTACATTTGGCGTGTTGTGGTTTGCGTTTAAAAGAATGCAATCTCGCTCTTGTGGGTGGAGTTAACTTGATTTTGTCCCCAGGAAATACAATTGCTCGCTGCCAAATGAAAGCTCTAGCGCCTGACGGTCGTTGCAAGACGTTTGATGCCACCGCAGATGGTTATGGTCAGGGAGAAGGATGTGGGATGGTCGTCGTCAAACGTCTCTCCGATGCTATCAGCGATGGGGATAGAATTTTAGCAGTGATTCGCGGTTCGGCAACCAACCATGATGGGCCGAGTGGTGGTTTGACAGTTCCTAATAAAAAGGCTCAAAAAGATGTGATTGAGCAAGCTTTGAAAAATGCTAGAATTGAACCCCATCAAGTTAGTTATGTAGAAGCTCACGGTACAGGCACAACTTTGGGTGATCCGATTGAATTAGAGGCTTTAGCAGCAGTTTATGGGAAAAACAGGCCTATCAATCAACCTCTAATTGTAGGTTCGGTGAAAACCAATTTTGGACATTTAGAAGCCGCTGCTGGAATTTCTAGTTTAATTAAAGTCGCTTTAGCAATTAAAAATCAGGAAATTCCCCCTCATTTACATTTTAATCAACCCAATCCTTATATCCCTTGGAATCAGATTCCTGTGGTGATTTCAACGAAAGTTATGCCTTGGGAAAAAGCGCCGCGTTTGGCGGGGGTGAGTTCCTTCGGCATGAGTGGCAGCAATGTTCATGTGATTTTGTCAGAAGCTCCAGAAACGGTTAAATCTGAAGAGGGTTTAAAGCGTCCTGTAAATCTGTTAATGCTGTCAGCGAAAACTGAAAATGCTCTCAAAGATTTAGTCTATCGATATCAAAATCATCTACAACTGTATCCCGAACAAAAATTACAAGATGTTTGTTTTACCGCTAATATGGGACGATCTCATTTTCAATATCGTTTAGCTTTATTAGCAACAACCTCTGCCGAACTTGGGGAAAAATTGGCAAATTTCCAGAGGGAAAATCAAGCATCGGGAGCATTTTATGGTCAAGTTCTGAATACGAGCAGACAACCTAAGATTGCTTTTCTATTTACAGGTCAGGGTGCTCAATATCATAGAATGGGATGGGATTTATATCAAACTCAACCTCGCTTTCGTGAAGTTTTACAAGAATGCGATCGCATTCTACAACCTTATTTAGAAATTCCTCTCCTAGAAGCACTTTATTCTAATTTAGAAAATCCCGATCTTATTAACCAAACTGTTTATACTCAACCCGCCTTATTTGCCATTGAATATGCCTTATTCGAGTTATGGAAATCCTGGGGAATCAAACCAGATATTCTGATGGGTCATAGTGTGGGAGAATATGTTGCCGCAACTGTTGCCGGAGTTTTTAGTCTCGAAGAAGGTTTGAAATTAATTGCTGCTAGAGGAAGGTTAATGCAGTTAACCCAAGCGGGTGAAATGGTTTCAGTGTTAGCTTCAGAGTCGGTGGTTAGAAAAGCGATCACACCCTACAATTCACAAGTTTCTATTGCCGCTTTTAACGGGATTGAAAGTATCGTAATTTCGGGAACCAAAGAAGCGATTAGGGCAATTTGTAGTCATTTAGAATCACAAGGAATCAAGACAAAGCAATTACAGGTATCTCATGCTTTCCATTCTCCATTAATGGAACCGATATTAACAGAATTTGCTGCGATCGCTCAACAAATTACCTACAACTTGCCTCAAATTCCACTAATTTCTAATATTACAGGTCAGCAAAATGACCAAAGTATTGCCACCTCTCAATATTGGGTGCAACATCTCAGACAACCTGTAAAGTTTGCTCAGGGTATCGATACATTACATCAGCAGGGATATACAGTTTTTTTGGAAATTGGCCCTCAGCCGATTCTGTTAGGAATGGGTCGTCAATGTCTCCCTGGAAATAAAGCAATATGGTTGCCCTCTTTGCATCCACCTCAAATAGATTCCCAACAAACGTTTTCCAGTTTGGCACAGTTATATGTGCAAGGATTTAAAATAAACTATCCCTATAGAACAGACATCTTGCCTGTTAAAGTTTCCTTACCAACCTATCCCTTTCAACGGCAACGATACTGGATAGAATCGTTACAAGACACACAAAAAAAACTTACCTCCATTACCAGACAAAATAACATTTCTCCGCTTAAACAACTGAATCAAAAAGATATTGAAGAATTAGTTCAAAAGCTGGAAAAAACGGATAAATTTTCAGACAGCCAGCTAGAAATACTTGTTAATTCCTTAAATGATTTGACTAAAAAAGAGCAGAGTCAATTATCAGAACCTAATATTAAAGATTGGCTCTATAAAATTGAGTGGAAACCTTTAAATATTACTCAATCACATCATATTTTCCAACCGAGTCATTGGTTAATCTTTGCTGATTCCAAAGGATTAGGACAAGCCTTAAAGAATCAATTACAGCACCAAGGACATGAATGTAGTTTAGTTTATCGAGCCGATACCTATCAACATTCAGAGACAGGAATTTATCGACTAAATCCCGAACAGCCCCAGGAATTTGATCAACTCTATCAAGCTATTATTGAAAGCAGTACATTACCTTTACAAAAAATTATTCACTTGTGGAGTTTAGATGCTACTACCGAACAGAATTTAACCATTTCTGCCTTAGAAGAATTACAACTTTGGGGATGTGGTAGTGTAATCCACTGGTTACAAGCTGTAATCAAAAACTCCAAGACTATCTTACCGCAATTGTGGTTAATCACTAGAGGATCTCAGCCTGTATTAAACACAGAAAAAATAGCAGTTACTCAATCATCTTTATGGGGATTAGGTCGAGTAATTTCTTGGGAATATTCGCATCTTTGGGGAGGATTAATTGATTTAGATTCTCAAGGTTCACAACAGGAAATAGAAACATTATTGCAACTTGTAATAGACTCGCAAAAACAAGACCATCTCGCCCTACGCAGTGACCAATTATATAAAGCTTCTTTAGTTAAATATAACTTAAAGCCACAAAAAGTAGAAATGTCTTTCTATGAAGAAGCAACCTATCTAATTACTGGAGGATTAGGAGATTTAGGATTACATACTGCCGAGTGGATGGTGTCAAAGGGAGCCAAACATTTAGTATTAATAAGTCGTCGCCCAGCTTCTGAACAAGCACAGAAAAAAATTGAGAGATTAGAAACCGCAGGTGCTAGTATTCATATTTTTTCTAGTGATATCTCTATTGAAACCGATCTAAGCAAAATTATAGACAAAATTCAAACATCCTTACCGCCACTGCGAGGAGTAATTCATGCTGCTGGTATTTTGGATGATGGGATTTTACAAAATATGAGTTGGGAACGTTTTACTCAGGTGATAGCACCGAAAGTAAAAGGGGCTTGCCATCTACACAAACTCACGCAAAAACTATCACTAGACTTCTTTGTTTGTTTCTCTTCAATGGCTTCGTTACTCGGTTCCCCCGGTCAAGGAAACTATGCGGCAGCAAATGCGTTTATAGATGCTTTAGCTTATTATCGCCGTCAGATAGGATTACCAGGATTAACTATTAACTGGGGAGCATGGTCACAAGCTGGAATGGCGACTCGTGTAGCTAGTCAATATCAAAATCGATGGAAAACTTTTGGCATCAGTTCTATTACTCCAAAACAAGGGTTACAAATATTAGGAGAACTTTTACTCAATCAGTCTTCTCCACAGGTGGGAGTGCTAGCCGCAGATTGGTCAATTTTGACAGAACAATGGAGTTTAGGATACCCCAATTCATTACTTTCGGAACTGTTAGAACAGGAGAAATTAGAACAGAAACCAGCAATAACGCCGAAGAATAATCAAGGAATTTTAGAGAAATTAAAAGCAACGACGGAAGCAGAATATAAAGATATTTTGCAAAATTATCTCCTATCTTTAGTTGCCAAGACTCTGCAAATCAATTTATCAGAAATTCCCACCCAGAGGAATCTGATTGAACTGGGTATGGATTCTCTGATGACAATGGAGATTGTGAATCAATTAAGTCAGGATTTGAATTTTATAATTTATCCCAGAGAATTTTATGAACGACCGAGAATAGACTCTTTAACTGAGTATTTGAGTGCTGAACTTAGGAAGCAAGACACCAGCTTAAGTTCCCAACAACTATCCTCCAAAACTTTAGAAATCTTAGAGACACAATCTATTGCTAATTCTCCGTTTGTAACTCCTAGTTCAGAACGTCTCCCTGGGATTATTTTTATCCTTTCTAGTCCTCGGTCTGGGTCAACGTTACTGAGGGTAATGTTAGCAGGTCATCCGGGTTTATTTTCTCCACCTGAATTGCATCTTTTACCCTTTAATACGATGAGAGAACGAGAGGAAAAACTCAAGCTTTCTCATTTGGGTGAAGGTTTACAGAAAGCTTTGATGGCAATTTACAAGTCTAGTGCAGCCGCTAGTCAAGTATTAATTCAAGATAAATGCTTGCAGAATTTTTCTATTCAGCAGATGTATCAGGAAATTCAACAAAATATAGCCCCTCGTTTGCTAGTTGATAAATCTCCATCCTACGCCATAAATCGTGCAATTTTAGAAAGAGCAGAATCTCTATTTGCTAACTCTAAATATATTCACTTAGTTCGTCATCCCTATTCAGTCATTGAATCATTCGTGCGGATGCGGATGCAAAAATTAGCAGGATTAGGAGATGGAAATCCTTACCAATTCGCAGAAGAAATATGGACTAAGAGTAATCAAAATATATTAGATTTTCTGACAAAATTAGAACCCGAACGTCACCATCAGATACGCTATGAGGAATTAGTTCAACAACCCGATAAAATATTATCACAACTCTGCGATTTTCTGAATATTAATTTTAATTCTGCACTTTTGCAACCCTATGAAGGTCATCGCATGACTGAGGGCATTTATGAAAGTTCTTTGTCAATCAGTGATCCCAACTTTCTTAAACACAGTTCTATTGATTCCAGTTTAGGAGATCAATGGAAAACGATTCAATTACCTCATGATTTAGGTAAAGAAACGCAACAGATTGCCCAACAATTCAATTATGAATTCCCTAACTCAATTGACAGGATTTCCTCTGTTAGTAAAAGGGAAGTTGCTCAAATTTTCCAGAGAAAAAATCAGCATGAGGAAAAGTTTTTAGATTTCAAAGGCAAACAGATTTGCTTGTGTAGTTGGGGTTCCCAAAATCATCCTGTCGTCCTGTGTATTCATGGAATTTTGGAACAAGGATTAGCTTGGCAAGAAGTCGCACTTCCTCTAGCAAATGCCGGTTATTGGGTAGTGGCTCCTGATTTATTGGGTCATGGACGTTCTGCTCATTTGGAAATCGCAACCTCTTACAATTCTCTGACATTTTTAGCTCAAATAGATCGGGTGATTCAGGAATTGCCTGACCAACCTTTGTTTTTAGTGGGTCATTCTATGGGGGCAATGTTAGCCGCGATGATTGCGAGTGTACGACCGAATAAAATAAAAGGATTAATGTTAGTAGAACCTCCAGTACCTGCGGCAGAAAAGAAGCAAGAACCCGTTAATCAGCTAACAACTTTTTTAGAATATTTTGCCTCTGCACCTCAACATCCAATCTTCCCAGATGTGGCAACCGCAGCAAGAAGATTGCGTCAAGTTACGCCCGCTCTGTCGGAAGAATTTTCTCATATTCTAGCTGAAAGAACAACCCAACCCTGTGAAGGGGGAGTGATGTGGAGTTGGGATGAAATTCTTCGTACCCGTTCTCCCCTAAGTTTTAGCAGTTTTAATGGAGGTCGAGAGCAATATTTAGCAATGCTTAAACAGATTAAAATTCCGACTATATTAGTCTATGGAGAACACAGTAAACTGAATCGTCCAGAAGATTTGCAACAACAACAAATTGCTATGGTTGAAGCAAAACGAGTCTTTGTTTCAGGAGGACATAATCTTCATATTGAAGCGGCTTATGCTTTGGTATCATTAATTAAGCAGGGGTTGGCTTAA